The genomic DNA CCAGGCGCCGTGAGAACGCCTAAACTAAGGACAGAACTACCCGAGGAGGACCATGGTTACCGCTTTTGTCATGATTAAGACTGTCACCGACCGTATTCCAGAAGTCGCCCAAGAACTCGCTGATAAGGACGGCATCACACAGGTGTATTCAGTCACTGGAGCCTGGGATCTTATTGCGATGGTTCGGGTACGTGAATTCGATCAACTTGAAGACGTGATTTCTGACCGTCTGTCAAAAATCGATGGAGTCGAAGCAACCGAAACTCATCTCGCGTTTCGCGCCTATTCTCGAAGCGACCTCGAAGAAGGCTTCGCGCTGGGGTTTGACTAAACCTCGCAGAGCCTGCTGCCCCACTTTTCAGCGCTCGTTCGAAGCCTGTGCGAAAAGAGTCTCTAACGATCCGCATTCGGTTCGGGGCGAGAGACTCGCACCCACCTATTAAGCACTTCTTGGGCTGCGCCTGAATCAATCGACTCTTCCGCGCGTTTCATGTTCATGCGCATCCTGTCGAAGAGGTGACCGGTCGCATCTTTATCGTATGCAGTCAGACCGGCGGCCGTGTTCAGTAATACCGCATCACGGACCGGTCCTTTCTGACCGGCCAGCATGTCGCGGATGATGTCAGCGTTATAGGTCCCGTCTCTTCCTGCCAAGGCCGCGACCGAGACCAAGGGTATGTCGAAGTCTGCGGGATGTAAGGTGTACTGCTCGACGTTGCCGTCTCGAACCTCAAAGATTGTTGACGAGCCGGAGGTGGTAATTTTGTCACGACCGTCGGAGCCACGGAATACCAGGCCCCGCACTCCCCTATCTGCCAGCACTCCCGCGAGCAGCGGGGCCATCTTTTCAGAAGCGCATCCGAGGGCTTGAGCTTGAGCCCGGACAGGATTAGACAACGGCCCAAGGTAGTTGAACGCAGTAGGTACACCCAATTGCTTGCGTGCCGGGGCGACGTAGCGCATCGAGGGATGATATTCCTGTGCGAACAGGAATGTAATGCCAGCCTCTTCCAGGGACTGCTTGGCGCGGGTTTGCGTGAGAGTCAGATCAACGCCCAGCGCCTCGATCACATCGGCAGCACCGGCTGTCGAAGAGGAGCCACGGTTGCCGTGCTTGACGATCTTAGCGCCGGCTCCGACTGCAACGAGCGACGACATAGTTGATAGATTCACTGTGCCCAGACGATCGCCGCCGGTTCCAACAATGTCTAAAACATCGGAAGGCAGATCGACTTCCACCGCTTCGTCCAACATTGCATCAGCAAGACCCAAAAGCTCTTCAACCGTTTCACCTTTGGTGGCCAAGGCCATCAGAAAGCCTGCGATCTGTGCGTCCGTGGCAACACCAGACATCATTTCCTGCATGGCCCAGGCAGCTTGGTCCTGTGTTAAATGCTGTTGCTTTGAAACTGCGTTGAGCACCGTGGGCCAATCCATGAAATACGTCCTTGGGAAAATTCGGTTCCGCTTACCTTGGTCATCCTAATACTCCAGTCAGCAGGCGTCCCCCAGATAACCTCGTAAGGCCATTGCCGCACCGCAAAACACACCTTCAGCATCGGAATTTCGCTTAACAATTCCGCAACTTTGACAGCCTGTAGAAATGCCCTCCGACTGAGGTTTATCCCAACGGAATCTGCGTTTTCGCTGGGAATAACGCGGAAGTCGCGTAGACAGGGTCAGATCCGTCACATCAAAAAGACACGCGCCCGGCAAGTCTCATTGTGAATCTTGGAGAATTTCGGGCCATAATGAAGGGGTGACAACATCAACTCAGACTCTCTCGCATAATCCCACCGGCTTCCCGAGTCGGCCAAACCTTGCTGCCGTAGGCACCATGGTCTGGCTCTCCTCCGAGGTAATGTTCTTTGGTGGCCTGTTCGCTATGTACTTCACGCTGCGCTCGACTTCGCCCACGTTGTGGGAGGAAAATACAGCGTTGCTGGATCCGGTCCTGGCGACCATTAACACTGTCATTCTGGTAATTAGTTCGTTTACCGCTCAGTGGGGTGTCAAAGCCGCCGTCCAGCTCCGTCCGCGGCGGACAAGTAACAAACTTAAGGACTGGGGTGTTGTGGAATGGTTCGTCGTTTCCTTCATCCTCGGTTCGATCTTCTTGTCCGTACAGTCCTATGAGTACGCGGTCCTGGTATCCCACGGCGTGACGGTTGCATCCAGCGCCTATGGGTCGGCCTTCTACATCACCACTGGCTTCCACGCACTGCACGTGCTGGGCGGGCTGGTTGCGTTCTTGTTCGTAATAGGCCGTGCTTATCTAGCGAAGCGCTTTGGCAACCACGAATCCACGATTGCCATTGTGATCTCCTACTACTGGCACTTCGTGGACGTAGTGTGGGTCGCTCTCTGGTTCATCATCTACGTCATTCAGTGACCTGTCCGGTCCGCCGGCTCGACATCAATCGCACCCCGAGGTAACCGGAACGGACTTGTCACACCTCATCCGGTTATACGAAACGTAAGGAATCCATAAAGTGAAGGCACTCTCTCAGAACCGCCGCCACCCGATGGTCGGAGTGGCCCTGCTGCTGCTGGGTCTGCTGCTGACCGGAGGTCTCTACTCGCTGGCCTCCAACATCAACTCTGCGTCGGCATTCTCCGAGGCGGACTACACCAGCGCAGACAACATTGCAGACGGTGAAGCCCTGTTCAACGCCAACTGCGCCTCCTGTCACGGCATCGGAGCTACCGGCGGTCCCGCTGGTCCATCGCTGGTCGGTGTCGGTGCTGCGTCCGTAGACTTCCAAGTTGGTACCGGTCGCATGCCGCTGCAGATGAGCGGTCCTCAAGGGGCCCAGAAGCCTGTGCAGTTCAACGAAGAGCAAACTATGCAGATGGCTGCATACGTACACTCCCTCGGCGTTGGTCCATCCATCCCTGAAGATGAGTACTTGGATACTGACCATGCCGATGTGAACCTGGCTCGTGGTGGCGACCTGTTCCGTGTGAACTGCGCGATGTGTCACGCCGCTTCAGCAGAAGGTGGCGCCCTGACCCGCGGTAAGTACGCCCCGACCCTGCACGGCGTTTCAGAAAAGCACATCTATGAGGCCATGGTTACCGGCCCACAGAATATGCCCGTCTTCTCGGACACGAACCTGACTCCAGAAGATAAGCGTGACGTCATCGCTTACCTCAAAGAGTTCGAAACCCAGGGTCACCCCGGGGGCGAGAACCTCGGTTCCATTGGTCCAGTTGCTGAAGGCCTCTTCATCTGGACGGCCGGACTGGGCGTCCTGATTGGTTTCATGGTGTGGATGACCACACGTTCCAACTAAAGACTTATCGCATCATCGTCGATTAACAACATCACCAACATCACTCGAGTAAAGGAATCAGATCTATGGGCGAGCAACGCCACGGAGATCCCGGCACACCGGGCACCGTAGAGCGCGCTGGAGACGATTCGGGTAAATTCGCTATTGAAAACCCGGGATTGCCACCTCACCGGCCACGTACCACGGATGAAGATCCACGTGCAGCCAAGCGCGCAGAACGCCAGGTTTCTTTCCTGTTCATTCTGTCTATCATCGGTACCCTCCTATTCTTCGTAGGGTACTTCGGCGTCGGACAGTTACCACTCGACGAAACGAACATGGACCTCATCCGCGTGCAGAACACGCTGCTCGGACTGGGGACCGCCTTTGCCATGTTGGGCATTGGTATCGGTATCGTTCAGTGGAGCCGCGCACTCATGCCAGACCATGAATGGGTTGAAGAACGTGAATCCGTTGCCAACGAAGAAGACCGCTCTGACGCTGTGAGCATCGTCAATGATGTCATTGATGAATCACAGATCAAGCGTCGGCCACTTTTGCGCAACACCCTCATCGGTGCTTTGGCAATCGCACCACTTCCAGCAATCGCTATCTTCCGCGACCTGGATAACAGCGGTAACCAGTCCGATGACCCAGCTCAGAATTTCGGCCCCGAGCGTCTGCGCCATACCATGTGGGATACCGGTACTCGCTTGGTGCGAGATGTGACCGGCACTCCAATCCGCGCTTCTGACGTCACGATCGGGTCTGCCATCCACGTGGTCCCTGACGGCCTCCTAGACATGCATGATGACATGCTCAACCAAAAGGCCAAAGCAGTTGTCCTCTTGATGCGCATGAACCCTGAAGACATGAACATCAGCCCTGAGCGGGAAGATTGGCATGTTGACGGCATCGTCGCGTACTCGAAGATTTGCACGCACGTCGGATGCCCGATTGCGCTGTATGAGCAGCACACTCACCACCTGTTGTGCCCTTGCCACCAGTCCACTTATGATCTGACTCAGGAAATGAAGGTCGTGTTCGGTCCTGCTTCGCACCCGCTGCCGCAGCTGCCGATCACCGTTGACAACGAAGGCTTCTTGGTTGCTCAAAGTGACTTCCTTGAGCCGGTCGGTCCTGCCTACTGGGAACGTGACCCTAGACCAGCTGAGGAGCGTGAAGCCTAATGTCTGTTACGCATGACTATAAAGCCTCCACAAACACCGGGAAGATCGCGAATTTCGTCGATACCCGCGTGGGTGCTTCGAAGATTGTCAAAGAATTCGGGCGCAAGCTCTTCCCGGATCACTGGACCTTCCTCTTCGGTGAAGTAGCGCTCTACTCTTTCGTCATCCTGGTTCTATCGGGAACGTTCCTGACGTTCTTCTTTGATCCATCGATGTCGCACCTCCCCTATGAGGGCGCTTATAAGCCCCTCTACGGTGTTGAAATGTCGGCCGCATATGCCTCGACACTGGATATCTCATTTGAGATCCGCGGTGGGCTGTTCATGCGCCAAGTACACCACTGGTCAGCGCTTCTGTTCGTGGCTGCCGTCACGGTCCATATGCTCCGCGTTTTCTTCACGGGTGCGTTCCGTCGCCCACGTGAACTGAACTGGGTCGTTGGTGTCGTCCTGTGGGTTCTTGCCCTACTGGCCGGTTTCACCGGCTACTCGCTGCCAGACGACGTGCTGTCGGGTAACGGCTTGCGCATTGTGGACGGCATGATGAAAGCAATGCCGGTTGTAGGGACGTACATCTCGTTCTTCTTCTTCGGTGGAGAATTCCCCGGCACGGATATTATTCCGCGCTTGTACTCACTGCACATCATGGTGATTCCGGCGCTGATCATTCTGATGGTTGCCATTCACCTCTTCATGGTCGTGGTGCACAAGCACACCCAGTACCCTGGTCCAGGGCGGAAGCATACCAACGTGGTCGGTTACCCCATTGGCCCGGTATACGCGGCGAAAGCCGGCGGGTTCTTCTTCATCGTGTTCGGTATTGTCGCGCTGATCTCAGGATTCTTCCAGATCAACGCCGTCTGGAACTACGGACCGTATGACCCCTCACCTGTATCGGCAGGTACCCAGCCCGACTGGTACATCGGCTTCGGTGACGGTATCCTCCGCCTGATGCCAGGTATGCTCGGTGATTTCTCCTTCCTCTGGCATATTCCGATGCCATGGGGCTGGAACGCGTTGCCGATGGGCGTGCTGATTCCGCTGATCCCAATGGGACTGCTCGTGGTCGGTATGTTCATCTGGCCATGGCTGGAACGCAGCATCACCAAAGATAACCGCGAACACCATGTGCTGGATCGTCCACGTAACGCACCTGGCCGCACTTCCTTCGGTGTTGCCATCGTGATTTTCTACTGCGTCATGTGGGCCGCAGCGTCCTCGGACTTAATGGCTGTCGCCTTCTCAATGTCCCTGAACGATGTCGCGTATGTTCTACGCTTCCTCCTGATTGTTGGACCGATCGTTGGCTACATTGTGACGAAGAGAATCTGCCTGGCCCTGCAGCGGAAAGATCGTGAGATCGCACTGCACGGTCGTGAGACCGGTGTGATCGAGTGGTCACCAGAAGGTGCAATTCTCGAGCGTCATGAACTGGTGGACGATTACCGTCTCTATGAGCTCGTCGCTTTCGAATCGCCGGAACCTGTACCACCGCAGCCCAACAAGAAGGGCAAGATCAGCCTGTGGGAGCGCTTCCGTGCAAGTGTCTCACGGCAGTTCTTCGAAGATCGTGTCGAGCCTGTCACAGCAGAAGAGCTGGCAGAAGCTGAAGCCGAGTTCGGTCAAGAGCGTCGTAAACTGCAACGCTCCGTCGACCAGTCGGTACGCGAGCTCGAGGGTAAACGTGATCGTTCCTAAGAACACATAATCGACGATACGATTGGCCCGGTTGGATATCCAACCGGGCCAATTGTTTTAAGCCATATTTGTATGGAAGGTCGGTCGACATACTGGCAGAAGCGACTCAGACATTCGGTAGTTTCTCTGAGTGAATCGCATATCCCCCAGCTCCAAGCTACTAAGTGCCAAAGAGCGCTCCAGCGACGCCACAAAAACAACACGACGTCCGGATGTACTCCCCTGCTCTGTCGGGCCAGCAGTGACGAAGCGTCGAACCCGAGCATGAGCCGAGCCTACAATCGTGTATATGTTGGCAGTTTGCCCTGTTGTAACCCCGTGGTCGCCATCTACAGGATGGACCGCGAGTTCCGCAGTGCTCACTGGTGCGATCTACCGAGAGTTAATTACCTACAAGACTGTGGGTTCCCCTCAGAAACCCCTGAGCTACTGCACCCTGCAACGTCACTCACGCGAGCTTAGTTGCAACCCGTCAGGGACACATTCCCGGCTCTCCGAATGACGGTAGTACGCCAAGTTGAGCCGATACACCAGTCAAGAGAACTCGTAGACGGAAACTATGCTTGTGACCGACAGTATGAAGGGCAGGCACTACGATGTCGCGGCTCGACATATGGAGTCGGCATACACGGCGTCTGCCGATGCACTACTCTCTCCGAAATGCAGGATGGTTCCGCACAGCCCAGGATTCTCAGATGCACGTTCCTGACCACGTTCGGACGTGTGGTGAGTTCCTGCGAAAAAACCTTCTTTGATCGGCCGTGATTCTCGCTTCCGCAATGACTCATCTCTACCGCTCTATTAGCGGTCATAGCAAGCACGAGGAGCACTCCACACCGCCAACTTATCTCAGGCCTCTCCCCTATTAATCATCAAAATGGTGTACGTTGCGGCAGCCAATCAGTGGCCTGCAGGGGACAATGAGAATCCCGGTTGGATACGCCGCCTCAATGGGCTATCGGTGCGGGCCATAAAACTCTGTGACCGGTGGATTTTGGGGAAGCGCTGTCGTGAGTCGCCGGAGCCTTTGCTCGGCGGCCGTATAGCGAGACGAGATTGACCGTGCAATCGCGTGGCGCGTTTCAGCGGGGTCAGCTGATCGACATTAGGTGAGGAGCGTGACGAACGCTAGAAAAATAATGAACGCAACGACTGCGACTGGTAAGAGATACTGTGGCCAGACTGGTCGGTCACCGTGTGGGGACGACGATTGTGCCCTCTCGGACGAGGATAAGTGGTGTTGGTCGGAGGACGACTGATACGTATCGAAGGACGAAGCATTGGATCCTTCTTGACCATAGTTATACGTTGTGAACGAATCATCAGCACGTTGTACAGGACCTGAGAACTTCCCCTCCGCTTGATGTCTCAGTGAACTGGCATACTCACTCCACGCTGATCCTGTCTCTGAAGCATACTCCGCGCCGCGTCGCCACCATGGATCGACGGTGCTGCCTTCGGCAGGCTGGGTGGAGTCTCCTCTGGCGCGTAATCTCTCCTCATGATGAGAATACTGATTGACTCCCGCCTCATTGCCATCCGAGGCATCGCGGTGAGGGTCTGCTTCATCCGTGAGGCGGGAATCGTCAGCTACGTCTGCTAATTGAATTCTTATCTCGCGGGTCCGACGACCAGCTGATAGACCACTATTGGTCTTCGGTTTGGCCCACTGTATTGCCGGGCCGATATGACGTTTGGGGGTTGGCTTGTGATTACCCATCAAATCCCTCCGCGCGACCTATTCTATATATTCCTAGTGTACGCGTTGTCGTGTCTGCAGACTGCGCTACCACAAGACACCGCTCGCCCTTGATACGGTTTAAATAGCTGAGGGCTCCAGTCTTTTGACTGGAGCCCTCAGCTATTTAGAGGATGTTCACTATGGAGTTAGTGTTTGTGCTGGCCCTTCGAGAATTCGAAGACCCAACCGGTCACGAAGAAAAGACCGAGGCCGATACCGATGATGAAGATCCACCAGTCGATCGCTACTCCGAGGAACACGATGGCGCACGCGGCACCGAGACCAAGTGGCCACCAGCTCCATGGAGCGAAGCGGGCGTAGGTCCCAGCATATTCAGCGATCTCGCCGTCTTCTTTGTCGTCTACGCCTGGCTTGTATTCTTTGTCCAGAAGCCGTAGATAGTAGGCGACCATATACTGCATGGCAGCAAGCCCGAACAGTCCGGTGATGCCGACCATTTCAGTTCCACGGGTCCAGATCGCGTAGATAACTGCTGCGACGAGGAAAAATGTCCCGAGGATCGCAAAGAGATTCTGATTAATCTTCACGTCATGCACCTGCCTTCGTAGTCATTTGTTCACGCCGGTCCAGCGGTATCAATTCTGGGTGATGCAAGTCCAGAGCCGGACGTTCCGAACGAATGCGTGGCAGAGCGTGGAAGTTGTGACGTGGTGGTGGGCAAGAGGTAGCCCACTCGAGTGAGCCACCGAAGCCCCATGGGTCGTCGACAGTGACTTTCTTGCCATACCGGGCGGTGTAGTAGACGTTCCACAGGAACGGGATGATGGACGCACCCAGCAACATTGACGACACCGTCGAGAACTGGTTCATGAGGGTAAATCCATCTTCAACCAAGTAGTCAGCGTAACGACGTGGCATACCCATGACACCCAACCAGTGCTGCACAAGGAAGGTTCCGTGGAAACCGATGAACAGCATCCAGAACTGGATCTTGCCCCAGGTCTCGTTGAGCATCTTGCCGGTGAACTTTGGCCACCAGAAGTAGAAGCCGGCGAACATCGCGAAGACAACGGTACCGAAGACGACGTAGTGGAAGTGAGCAACTACGAAGTAGGTGTCAGAAACCTGGAAGTCCAGTGGTGGAGAGGCCAGGATAATACCGGTTAGACCACCGAACAGGAAGGTCACCATGAACCCGAGGGTCCACAACATCGGTGTTTCGAAGGTGATCGACCCTCGCCACATGGTTCCGATCCAGTTGACGAACTTCACGCCGGTGGGCACTGCAATGAGCATGGTCATCAGGGAGAAGAACGGCAGCAGTACCGAGCCGGTAACGTACATGTGGTGTGCCCACACGGTCATCGACAGTGCTGCAATTGCGGCGGTCGCAAAGACCAGTGATTTGTAACCGAAGATTGGTTTGCGTGAGAACACCGGGATGATCTCAGAAACGATACCGAAGAATGGTAGAGCGATGACATAGACCTCCGGGTGACCGAAGAACCAGAACAGGTGCTGCCAGAGAATAGCTCCACCGTTTTCTGGGTCAAAGATGTGGCCACCAAAGCGGCGGTCAAGCCCGAGCCCGAAGAGTGCTGACGCAAGCGGTGGGAACGCCATCAGGATCAGAATACCCGTGATGAGGGTGTTCCAAGTGAAAATCGGCATACGCCACATGGTCATACCGGGTGCACGCATGGAGATAACCGTGGTGATCAGGTTGACGCCACCAAGAATGGTACCGAAGCCCTGGAGACCAAGACCGAAGACCCAGAGGTCTCCACCGATACCCGGCGAATAGGTCGCATTCGAAAGTGGTGCGTAGGCGAACCACCCGAATGATGCTGCACCCTGTGGGGTGAGGAAGCCTGCGGTTGCGATGAGTGAACCAAACAGGAAGAACCAGAACGACAGTGCGTTAAGACGTGGGAACGCCACATCAGGTGCACCAATCTGTAACGGCATAATCACGTTGGCGAACCCAATAAACAATGGGGTCGCAAACATCAACAGCATCAGTGTGCCGTGCATGGTAAACAGCTGGTTGAACTGTTCTTTAGTTTGCAGAACCTGCATACCTGGTTCGAACAGCTCGGCACGAATGATCAACGCCATGACACCGGCGAGACCGAAGAAGATAAATGACGTGATCAGGTACATGTACCCGAGCGTCTTGTGGTCAGTCGAGGTCAGCCAATTAACGATGACACGGCCTTTAGAAGCCGGCACCACCTGTGGCCGTACACGCGACCGAGAGTCGTCTTGTGTGTATTCGTAAGTAGTCATGTACTTTACTCCTCGATCCGTTGTGGATCGCCCAAAGGTACCTCTTGGTCAAGCTGACCTTCAGGGTTCTCGTTCGGGTTACGGTTTAGTTCCGCGCCCGAGAGACCTTCTGGAAGCTGACGAATCTGGCTGAGGAACTCGGCTTCTTCAACAACTTCAACATTGAAGAGCATCTCAGAGTGGAATTCACCACAGAGTTCTGCACACTTACCCTGGAAGTGTCCGGTCTCCCCCGGGGTGAGGTACAAACGGTTTGTTTGTCCTGGGACCATGTCCAGCTTCTGCAGGAAGGCAGGCACCCAGAACGAGTGGATAACGTCGCGTGATTTCAACTGGAATTCCACCGGTACATCAACTGGCAGGTAAAGCGTGGGAAGTGTCTGCTCGACGCCCTCTTCACCGGTCAGCTGGCCCTGAATACCGTATAGGTGGCGTTCTTCCGTCTGCCCATCCGGTGTGGTGTATTCGTAGTCGAAGTCCCATGCCCACTGCTTGCCGTGCACCGTAACGACCAGTGGTGAATCTTCCACTGGGGTATTGATGGTGCGCTCAACACGGTCAGTGAAGCCCCACAGCGTAAGAACCAAAATAATCGGAACCACGGTGAACATGGTTTCCATTGGGACGTTGTAGGCAAGTTGACGCGGGTAGCCTTTGTCGCCCTTGCGGCGACGGTAGGCGATGGCAACCCAAAGGATCATCGCCCAGGTAATGACACCAATCACAAGGGCGGCTATCCAGCTGCCAACCCAGAGGTTGGTAAGGATCTCATTGTGATTAGTAGTCTCGTTGGATCCGGGATACCAGCCTCGCCTTGCTTGTTCAGAACACGCAGTTAAGAACAGCAAAGCCGTAGCGCCAATGACTCCCCCCTTTAGGAGTCTTTTGCCGCGGCTGCCGGCTCGTTGTAGCAGTCTCACAGACGGCCCTTCCTCTTCTTTGTCCAGTGCGAGTGTTTTGCTTTGAGTCTCCAGAGCCATCTCATGACGCTCTGAGATTTAACACAGCAAAACAACTTTGGCTGAGTACTACCTTAGTGCTTTTTTGTCACCAAATGTGGACCATGACAGCAAAACGGCGAGTCAACGTTAAATGTGACGTTGGCTCGCCGTGATGCGATTTTTTAATGTGAAATCCGTCTAGTGGAACGAGTCCCCACATGCGCAGGAGCCTGCAGCTTGCGGATTGTCGATGGTGAAGCCGACTTTGGTAATTGAGTCTTCAAAGTCAATGGAGGCGCCAGCCAAATATGGCACGGACATTTTATCTACGATGACTTCAACGCCGCCATAATTCTTGACAGCGTCACCATCTAGGACGCGTTCGTCAAAATACAACTGGTAAATCAATCCGGAGCAGCCTCCGGGCTGGACAGCAATACGTAAACGAAGGTCTGGCCGTCCTTCTTGTTCTAACAGGTCCCGGACTTTCTGGGCTGCTTCATCAGATAGCTCTACGTCATGGGTCGGCAGGCCATCGGCGGGAGCTGCTTGAGGCAGCTGCTCGGCGATATTGTCGGTCTGTGTCATCGTTTTCTCCTCTGAAATGTAACACCGGCGTTCAACAGGTAGGAACAGCGTAGTGGCTACTCTTTATTCCACAACGTCATAGGCCATTCTGGCAAGTAGTAGTACTTCTGCTTCAATCGCATGGCGTAATACGGACAAGTCTAGCGATTCGTTGGGGGCGTGGGCTCTGGTGTCTGGATCCTCAATGCCTGTCAACAGAATCTCAGCCTCGGGATACACGGCGGCCAGTTCTGCCACAAATGGGATCGAACCACCCAAGCCAATTTCGATAGCTTCGCTCCCCCAGGCGTCGGTTAAGGCTTGTTTCATCATGCGACTATACGGCGCACCACCATCAACGACGAAAGGCTTTCCCGCCTCACCCGGATAGGTTTTCACCGTAGCTCCGAAGTTGTCCATGGCCTCAATATGATTGGTCAATGCACTCATGGTTTTCTGCGGATCCATACCTGGCCCGAGCCGCAGTGAAAACTTGGCACTTGCAGTATGGACGATGGAATTTGATGCCTCCGAGATACGTTTCGTATCGATGCCAATAATATTGAGCGCCGCCTTGTTCCACATGCGATCGGCCAGAGTCCCCTTGCCTGCAAGTCGGAAGCCTTCAACGGCTCCGGTTTGGCTCCGGTAGTCATCTTCATCGTAGACAACCTCAGCCCAGCGGGATTGCTCCAGTCCGGGAATCGCAAGCTCCCCATCTGGCGTATGCAGCTGCGCGATGATTCGAGATAACACCGTGATGGCGTCTAGCATCGGTCCCCCGAAAAGTCCCGAATGTACTGGATGCTCTGCGACGGTCACTTCGATGACCCCGTCGAGTAGTCCGCGCAGTGAGGTGGTCAATGCGGGCACGTCAGTGGACCAGTTCGCCGAGTCTGCCACGATGATCGTATCGGCTTCCAGGAGTTCCTTGTGGCGGCTTAAAAACTGCGAGAAAAACGGGGACCCTATCTCTTCTTCCCCCTCAATGAACACGGTCAGACCGAGTCCATGGTCGGCACCAAGCAACTCCTCGAGAGCCTGAATCGCTGCGTAGTGGACCAGTATGCCGGCTTTATCATCCGCGGTCCCTCGTCCATAAAGCCGCCCGTTGATTTCGGTTGCTTCCCAGGGGTCGGTGTTCCAGGCGGCGCGGTCGCCCACGGGCTGAACATCGTGGTGGGCATATAACAAGACCGTTGGCTTGTTGGCGGCGGAGGGTCGGCGACCGATTATGGCGGGGCCGGAAGCGGTGCCATCAGAACCGTGTTCCGTAAGC from Enteractinococcus fodinae includes the following:
- a CDS encoding M20/M25/M40 family metallo-hydrolase, coding for MNDAFPAGTRLDPYSAAFVEIVKEWVEHRFSHIVAELKHLVTYPSLAFEGYERAPLEASADAVVTLLQKLGLQELQQLTEHGSDGTASGPAIIGRRPSAANKPTVLLYAHHDVQPVGDRAAWNTDPWEATEINGRLYGRGTADDKAGILVHYAAIQALEELLGADHGLGLTVFIEGEEEIGSPFFSQFLSRHKELLEADTIIVADSANWSTDVPALTTSLRGLLDGVIEVTVAEHPVHSGLFGGPMLDAITVLSRIIAQLHTPDGELAIPGLEQSRWAEVVYDEDDYRSQTGAVEGFRLAGKGTLADRMWNKAALNIIGIDTKRISEASNSIVHTASAKFSLRLGPGMDPQKTMSALTNHIEAMDNFGATVKTYPGEAGKPFVVDGGAPYSRMMKQALTDAWGSEAIEIGLGGSIPFVAELAAVYPEAEILLTGIEDPDTRAHAPNESLDLSVLRHAIEAEVLLLARMAYDVVE
- the ctaC gene encoding aa3-type cytochrome oxidase subunit II, with product MALETQSKTLALDKEEEGPSVRLLQRAGSRGKRLLKGGVIGATALLFLTACSEQARRGWYPGSNETTNHNEILTNLWVGSWIAALVIGVITWAMILWVAIAYRRRKGDKGYPRQLAYNVPMETMFTVVPIILVLTLWGFTDRVERTINTPVEDSPLVVTVHGKQWAWDFDYEYTTPDGQTEERHLYGIQGQLTGEEGVEQTLPTLYLPVDVPVEFQLKSRDVIHSFWVPAFLQKLDMVPGQTNRLYLTPGETGHFQGKCAELCGEFHSEMLFNVEVVEEAEFLSQIRQLPEGLSGAELNRNPNENPEGQLDQEVPLGDPQRIEE
- a CDS encoding HesB/IscA family protein; its protein translation is MTQTDNIAEQLPQAAPADGLPTHDVELSDEAAQKVRDLLEQEGRPDLRLRIAVQPGGCSGLIYQLYFDERVLDGDAVKNYGGVEVIVDKMSVPYLAGASIDFEDSITKVGFTIDNPQAAGSCACGDSFH